From Pan troglodytes isolate AG18354 chromosome 1, NHGRI_mPanTro3-v2.0_pri, whole genome shotgun sequence:
CTCTAAGACTAAACAGGTTAGGTATTCTCCACGGAGAACAACACAGGAAATGATGGTAGGGATTTTCCCACTCCATTTCTATTTCTAAGTGGCCATAGTCCAAGCTGGGAGCAGCTTTTCTGAGCCCCATGGAGGAAGGCAAGTAAGGAGCTGCCAGTCACCACCCACCTCAGAACCCATGTGGGTGTCAGAAGGCAGGTCCTCTCATGCCCAGGCCCTGTCTCACAGCTGGAGGCAGAGCCCAGGCCAGGATAAAAGGGCTCTGGGCCTGAGCACTCCATCCACTCACCTCCTGAGGTGCTGAAGGACCCTGTGCTGCCTGTGACCCCGGTAAGTGTTCTTTGAGAATAGGAGCTGGGGCTTCCACAGAGGGTTGCTCAGCCCTAGGCAggaggggaggctgggcaggacctTGAGGGCTGAGATCCATCTGGATAGAAGTCAAGACCTTAGAAAGATTGAAGGAGGATGTGCtcaggaggcagggagaggccCAACTGGTAACACAAATAAGAATTAGATGTCTCTGTCTTTGTGCTTCAGCTGGTTGAGTTTTAAGGACAGAGGGAGTTGAAGCCCAGGCAAATAGACTCTGCTAGAACAGCTTCAAATAGGACACTTACTTTTCAGAGCAAAACTGTGACACTCCTTGCAAATTTGAACTGGAGATAGTAGTTCTCAATCAGTGGAGTAGAGATAATTAATGGATCTTTTAGGGCTTTTTGAAACTCACTTATCTCTAGATTCAAATTGGAATTGAGAATCTCTTTAAGTAGTTAGACATAGCAAGCTGAGGATCACTGTGCCAACATGTTACTGTGAGGCCTTTGTGTGATGAATATGGCAGTGCACCAGCCTAGAGCCAGGgcacctgagttcaaatcccctCTATGCACCAAAAATACTGTTCTCCAGCATCTTCCTTAACAAAGGGAGCctgtgagaccagcctgtctcCAAAACCATTTACAattgtacatgtgcaggtttttacaaGACAAAGTCTCCTAGGAAGTTACTCCAAGAGATAATCCTTCATTATCTTTttccaagaaaatatttatatcccCAGGTTTCCACACTGGACAGTTTCAGGGTTTTATTTGACACAATGAGAAAAACTGCTTCCTTTAATTTACTAAATGTTTAATCTTGACAGATATTTTTTCATATGgcttactgcctcagtttccttctttgtaaaagATATAGTAATTCTTGACTGTCTTAAGATGAAATTGTGAACTCAAAAGATACAGTGTGAGAGCATTTGCCAAactacaagaaataacaaaattttcaGTGATTAATGATTTACCATGACATTTGAACAGTTcatcaaaataaaggaaatagaaacaatGTGGAAAGGACAAGAATAGGCAGGGGTGGCCTCTGCCTAGGTCTGACTTGCTGTTTGACTCTCTTTCAGCTTCTGAATCCGCCACCAAGATGTCCTGCCAGCAGAGCCAGCAGCAGTGCCAGCCCCCTCCCAAGTGCACCCCCAAGTGCCCTCCCAAGTGCCCCACCCCAAAGTGTCCCCCAAAGTGTCCCCCTAAGTGCCCTCCTGTCTCTTCCTGCTGCAGTGTCAGCTCTGGAGGCTGCTGTGGCTCCAGCTCTGGGGGCAGCTGTGGCTCCAGCTCTGGGGGATGCTGCAGTTCTGGGGGTGGTGGCTGCTGTCTGAGCCACCACAGGCGCCGTAGGTCCCACTGCCACAGACCCCAGAGCTCTGGCTGCTGCAGCCAGCCCTCGGGGGGCTCCAGCTGCTGTGGGGGCAGGAGTGGCCAGCACTCTGGAGGCTGCTGCTGAAGTGGACCCTGAGCCTAGAAGAGCAGAATCCAGGACAGCAAACTGCCAAGGACATCCCCCTTCTCCTACTAGGCCTGCCTGAGAGGCTCACAGGTCCAAGGGAAAGCTCTGAACTTGCCAAGAGCATATCTTCTCCCTGGAGTCCAGAAACTCAGATCCTCTCCTGGATCTCCATTCACTGGCCTTGGACCTCACCTTTGTGGCTACCCTCCCACGCTCTGTCTAAGCCCCTAGCTTACTCAATGTCATTTGCAGCGTGCATCTGCTGATTAAAGGACTAAAACAAGGAATCTGCTCAGTGTCTTGTTCTATGAGGACCCTATTCTCCTTGAGCGGCTCTTGTTCTCTTCACCTTGTCCTCTGCAGTTTGTGGCCTTGGAACCTCAGGGGACAGTGGGGCACTCTGGAGTGAATTGGGGTTAATGGGGGCAGGAGTGGGAAGGGACTATTGCTCCCAACTCTGTCTGTCCTATGTCAACTGGCCTGAAGCAGCATTGCTTCTGACCAAGTCTGAACTGTCTCTTATAAACATAGCTTCTTTGTTTCTGGTCCCTTTCAAGGGCTTGACCAGTCTCTCcatgcttctctttctctgtgagTGCAGTCTGCTCCTCCTGACCTAGCCCCACCAATATCCTTCCTCCCTCACACACATCACCTGCAAAAACACACACTTCTGCACATCTCCAGgagcacacacaaacatgcacacacatgcatgtatatacatggataaaaaaagaaaaatataataagtaaacaaatgaaataaaagagaacaaaacccatgaatatattttgaaaatgcagTTTTCCCGCTGACTACTTCTGCAATAAGTTTAGTTCCAGGCACATTTGCAAGTAAAAATTGCTTTTCTATTAACCTTCCATCAAATCTTgttgctttcttccttctccatctTCATTAAATTATCTACACTCTATTCCAGAACACACTCCCTGTACCATATTTCTTAACTTGCCCATGACTCTCTATAGAAAAATGCATGTGCTTCTTAAGTATTATATTTAAGACTTAACAGAAAGTGTTTCCAACTTCTTTTCTAAGTCTTACCATTCATACCTTCCATGAAACCCCAGCACTAATACTGCTGACaggatttaaaaagttttaaccaCCCATCTGTCCATGACCTTGTACTAGTAGCTGATGGGGACTACACAATATAGGTCACAAATTGTGCTGTCCAAAGTTTTGTTAAAACCTGATTCATGagatatgtcaaaaaaaaaaaaaaggaaaatggagcaAGTGAGATTTGAACTGCAGTgtctcagagagaaaaaaaatattgaaataaaacataGAGGTAAAGTAGGAAGAGACATCTTCAAAGTATAGCTAATAGGCAGTCCTGCTTAGCAAAGCATAAATTAGAGGAATTGTACAGGGTCTTATGCACAGAGCCTTGAATGTCACTCAATGGACATTGACCTTGATCCTGAACACAGTGCAGAGCTCTGGATGAGATTTTCTTAATGGTCAGGGGTACTTATTTCTGGAGTGCGGGATGGTGTGGAAAGATCATTTTCAGATTCCAGTGAAAATTAGAATCATGGAGAAACCCTAGAGAAGTAAGGCATTGTAACTTCAGGGAAGGCCATGCATCTTGAGATATATGATACTGTAATAATAGAACAAGGCCGAttatatatccatatctatataaTCTACTTCTATATCTATCTATGCCTATGTTCATATACATAACTCAGATATTGATTCCCTATACCCGTTATGACCTGGATATTGGTATTATTGTGGCCATTTCTACCTCATCACACATTCTGGAGAATTGTTCTGGACACTTCCTGAAAAGAGAACTTTTTCACATGATTACTCCCTAGTCTAATTTGCTTTCATCTaattagttcttttattttttaaataacattttcctcAAGATACAAAAGGAACACCTGTTATATACCAAATTGACATTAGTAAATCTTAATctcctaaaaatgtttttaaatagacCTTCAGACGAAAACTTTTGTTCATGTTGAAACAAAGCAATAACACTAAAACTTTCCCATTGTATTTCAAGACCTCCTATTTTTTCAGGTCTTCCAGCCTCCTCCACTAGGGAACTCTTTTCCATGGGGTCCTTCACTCCACATAGTGCCCGAGACTTGGACCATCTCAAAAAGTGTTCATtccctttaaaattattgataGACAGGTGTTTCATATGAGGGTTCACTGTGTTACAGGAACTTTAATGTGCATTTTCTTTCTACAATTTCATTGATCCTCACGACATCCTGGAGACTAAtctttattatcttcattttaaatttcGGGAAACGGAGGATGAGATAATTTGGGATTTtcagaagtcacacagctaataagtgacagAACCAGGATTCTGTCCCAGATGTGTCTGACTCCTACCAGGCTTGTAACTGTGATGGCATAGACATGTATTTGCACACacatgcgtacacacacacacacacacacacagaatctgGGACACATCAGGGACATTAAAAGACTTCTGTAAAATTTTGGTTTAAATGATACCATCAGGGATATAGAAAAAGAGGACTTGGGAGGCCAAACTCCAAGAAAAAGGCCTAAGGCAGCTCCAAGAAAAATGAGGTGGCACTGATGGGAGCTATTCTGATCTCCTGTGGAGGGAGGCAGGTGAGAAGCTGCTGGTTATCACCTGGTCATACAACCCATGTTGGTGACAAGAGGCGGGTCCTCTTATGCCCAGGTGCTGCCTCACCCATCAGGAGCACAGCCCAAGACCAGGATAAAAGGGCCTCCTTGATACTGTTCCAGTGTGAGATTCAGGAAAAGACTCTCTCATCTCCATAAATAATTAACACTCAATCATTAGTAAAGTGTTGTTCAGGACTGCACACTGTTTAAGGGTAAATGTCCAAATTCCTGCAGTGAAATAAGACTTTGTGTGCTCCCTCGCATTTAAGCCTTTGTCATGTACTCTCAGAAATGACCTGAAGCTGAACCGgattattttttgtactttgattatGCTTCTCTCTGTGATGCAAGCCATGGTCTCTGCCCTTCCAGGACAGCGTGGCTCAATcccacttttttttcccttcttgtgGCATATCACTCTAATGAGATAATAGTAAATTATTTGATGGCCTGCCTTGagtgttttatatttgtttaccTCAATATTCAACACAGAGCTATGCACACAATGGATATTTAATGACTTTTAAATCCTCTCATTGGTAATAGCATTGACTTTACAGTTTATAAACAGCTATTCCTTATGACTCAGGCCATCCTTATAGGAGACACACTCTGAGACAGGCTCAGTGAGGTGTGTGAGCCACATCACCTTGAGAGGTCTGGCACCGTCTTTCTTGGGTATGACGTTTG
This genomic window contains:
- the LOC134807732 gene encoding late cornified envelope protein 1C, with translation MSCQQSQQQCQPPPKCTPKCPPKCPTPKCPPKCPPKCPPVSSCCSVSSGGCCGSSSGGSCGSSSGGCCSSGGGGCCLSHHRRRRSHCHRPQSSGCCSQPSGGSSCCGGRSGQHSGGCC